The DNA window CCATGATGGGTAAAAACCGTCCATCCAACTGTGATGCTATAATCAGTATAACATATatcgtcaaaataaaataatttcgtACGATTCGCATATGGATATGATGGACAAAATGGTGGTGCAATAAGGGTCTAACAGCTCATCACTTCCAATTTAAAAGGAAAGAAATTTCAATGCTATAGTTTTGAAAAAAATGGAACATTAAATTTTGTTATAATTGTTTCATAGATTAAAGATTGAGTagatcttataaatcttgaCAAGAGTTATGTCAACCTTgaacatatttataataaaaagtaatatttttgacataaaaattattattttttataaatcactcaaataaaatatatgtttcaTAAAATTGTCTCACAGTAATTTTTGTCTTAAAGATTTCAATTATATAGTTTTACAATCTTTGTTTATATAATATGAGAGAAAATAATTTGGATAAgtaaaatcaaatatatataatattggcttcataatatttttaacctAAGTTGTTCTTTCAATTATATAGATTTTCGTTTATTTTTCGtactcaaataaatatattttctgaTTGTGATATGCATCTATTAAATGAGTACaactatttaaaaaattaaataaaaataaaataagaaatcTTTTTTTGctaaatatatatttagaaaTCGATACCGTAATAATTTGACTCGTCATCAAACTGGCTTCCTCTGTTCTCCTCCATAGTGGTACCAAGAATAGATTCACAGAACCACAGAAATCGATCTCTCGCTGCTACCGATTCCGGCTAACGCTTCTCTCCACATTCTTCACGGACAACGCATATTGTTTGTTCCTTAATTTATTCGAAAATATTAGCAGTGGAAAGATGAAAGAAATGATGGGAGTGATGAGCAGCAGGTGTTCTCACACTTCTCACATCACAGAGATCATTATCACAAGCTTTTTCCGTCACAAAATCTGCATCTCTTGCTAGTTTGGCCAATCCTCAAGCCTAGCGCCGGTGAAGGGCctgcgatttttttttttttatcacggTAGAATTAAGTAAAATCAGCGGAACCGATTGCAAAAGTGGCCGATTCTTGAAATTTTCACACTTGTTCTGTACTGCTGCTGttctatgtaaaaaaaaaaaattatatctacATATAGATATGATGATGGGTAGGGGGACGATATGTGGTGGTGATGGTGGCCATGCTCAGAATCAGAAGCAGAAAGTCAAGATTTCTTCTCTTGATCAGCCTTTTGATTCAATCTTTACGTCTGCTTCTTCAAATCCTTTTACCGGTACGTGTTTATTGATTTTTGGTAGCAAAATAACTTCGTTGACTTTTGTTGAAGCCACTCGAAGCACATCCCCGagggacgaatctgttttaaggtcTCGGCATCATTGTGCTACAGTTTAGTTCACTATACTAACTCGCTAGTTTTTGTATACCTTTCTGTTTCTGCATATATATTGGATAACAATTGTTTTAGTTGAGATGTGATTCTTGGAGCAGCAAGAGCGACCAATAGATGCCGTGCTAGGAAACATAATGTTGTCAGTTGGTGAAATTCGTATTTTTATGAACATAATGAAATTAGAGGATAACTTTCTTTTGAGCCTCCCTTTTATTCACACCCCGTAGTCATTGTTGTTGCTGTTGTTTTCTTGATACGGGTCAATATATATTGCATTGCTGATTGAGTTCTGTTTCAGGCTCAGGTGCCATGGTTAATTTTGGAGCTTTTAGTGTAAACATGTCTGGAAACTTGTTTTGTCGATCTTTCGTCGAACGAGAAGAGATAAGTGGAGATGAGTACTTGGATGAGTATTTCAGTCATCCTGAGAAGAAGAGGCGTCTTACGGTGGACCAAGTTCAGTTTCTTGAGAAGAGTTTCGAGGCTGAAAATAAACTCGAACCAGAAAGAAAGAACCAGCTCGCTTTAGAGCTCGGTTTACAGCCTCGACAGATTGCAATATGGTTCCAAAACCGCAGGGCTCGGTCGAGGACAAAGAAAGTAGAAACTGATTATGAGTCATTAAGCGAGAAATATAATTGCCTGAAAAACAATTACGATAACCTTCTCAAGGAGAATGAGAAACTCAATCTAGAGGTGATGATGCTCGATCAATTCTAAGCGTTCTTTATTTAAATGAGAGATGAAGAAGCTCTGAGTAATTTATGTTCAAACATTGTTGTATTCCTTGTGTGTTGACTAGTTTGTCGTGCAGGTTTTTCACCTCAAAGAAAATCTTGATGCTAAAGAAAAGGAGAAGGAAAACTCGCAATCGTGCATGATGAAAGGACCATCTGAATCATGGATGGAAAAACCCATATCTGCTGCGGTCTCTAAAGACAAAGGATACACAGTGTTGGCAGTGGCATGTCTAAATGAAGACCAAAGTGAAGCCAGGAGTGATTCAAGTACCGGTACAGATAGTCTATGTTACAATAATGAGAGACTCTCTTTGCTTTTTGAAACAGGTGATTCTTCTCAAGTGATTGAACCTGATCAGACGGATTTTTCAGATGAATCTTTGAAACAAGCTTACGTCTCTCCAAAGAGCAAAGAAGGCTACTGCCACGGCCCCCCTGCAAACTCACGGTTTCCGATCGAAGACCATGGCTTTAGCTTCTGGTCATATTGAGTTCGCCTGGTGTATatgttttgttttcttcaagTTTTTTTGTTGCAGTATATGAAAGTACTCGTTCGTTTTCTGGCTATGTTTGAAATAGCTACTACCCCGTATGGTATTCTTGTTTTGGCACAATGTTTGTGGATTGGACTCCCTTAGAATCTGATTTTGATGGGAAATGAGAGTACAAATTCATGTCAAACATTCGGTCATGTCCTGTGTCGGAACATCAATATGTTCTTTGTTCTTCAAATTCTTTCGCGCTATGAATCTCTTGGAGGAAGTGACTATACGCCGCACTGTCGACCCGAAAGCTCATAGAAGCGTAAGACACGATCAAGAAGACAATGTGTTTAGGTGTTGGAAGCGGCATATGTTGCGGAGCACAAAGTATTGAGTTTGTATTGCTTGGTAGAAAAAATTCTGACGTACTATAAAAAATCGAGTGATTATGTACTTTTTCTCCTCTAGGAACCACTATTTACATACATGACCATAATTATATGGTTTGTACAAACACTTTATAAAAAGTTTTTATTAAAATGTTATTTCCAAATATTATAAAAGATtttataagttgttttaagaatAAATATGTGTGACAATTATTCTATAAAAAAGGTTTTATTAATTCAAAAAAATTTGAACAACTATTCCATTCGAcccgggtttttttttttaattttggaaACATGAAAAAGTACCTTTTAGTTATTCTTTAAAAAATTACTTGgagaataatttttaaaaaacattttcACAAACTATTTACATAAATCTTGTCCTGACACCTTCAAGATCCTAACCCCATTCAAGCCCAAAACTTAGAactttcagtttcagttgagGTACTGCTCTGATGAAGACTTTAGACGAGCTATGAACATATTGGGGGAAAGGCACAATCAAATGTGGCATGTGACTCGGATGGCAACAAATAACATATTGGTCTTTATTTTATTCCATATCGATATATGATATTCATAGGATTTTTAATTAATGTTGGGTGAATAGTGATCCAACTCGAACAGaaactaatttttttatgttgTCTTTTTAACTCGTCTCACCTTTATCTTCTCAAATATTTGAATGTAGATGGATTTGAATCATACGAAGAATCCTCTACAATGCACAATAAGATGATGTGCAGTGTAGAGTCGTTGGATCCACATATGGTCTACTTGATCTAAAACCGAATTATATCTGGTTCATGTAATTATTTCTCTTAAAATCAACTTGTGTATGTAAATCGACATGTTGCTACAAAAGAAGTATCTGGACACAGCTTTAATCTGAATCAATGTTAGGACCTGTAGTAATCAAATTAAGGTTGCACTTGGACATGGAGCGAAGGGTTTGATTGGAGAAAGCATTTCAAATGACGCTATTTTAGGTATATTTCAAATACCaacataattattattaaaattacttaattttttaatatttgaatgATGGCAATCCAAGTTAGTCAAAGAATTTATGATACATCGTCTCATATTCATCAATCCAAGCGCAAGCAACAAGTACAAACTAATCGAGTGATACTGCAAGTTTTTCGAGCtatcttaaatatttttttaaaaaaaattattcactAGCTCACATATTCATGAAACAATTAATTTTCAAGGTCAAGAAGCTCATGCTCGAACTAATTCGTATTGTTCGCAATCCTAACATTGAACATAGTCCTTCCAGTAAGATCGGAATGATAAAATATATGAGCATGACGACGGGGCGTAAACCTTGTCCCGGATTCAACTCATTGAAAGTGCTAGCTCAACTTTCGGATATGATGCTTATCTTCATCAGAACAACTTCAGTGGAGAATAT is part of the Primulina eburnea isolate SZY01 chromosome 1, ASM2296580v1, whole genome shotgun sequence genome and encodes:
- the LOC140837315 gene encoding uncharacterized protein isoform X1 — translated: MMMGRGTICGGDGGHAQNQKQKVKISSLDQPFDSIFTSASSNPFTGSGAMVNFGAFSVNMSGNLFCRSFVEREEISGDEYLDEYFSHPEKKRRLTVDQVQFLEKSFEAENKLEPERKNQLALELGLQPRQIAIWFQNRRARSRTKKVETDYESLSEKYNCLKNNYDNLLKENEKLNLEVFHLKENLDAKEKEKENSQSCMMKGPSESWMEKPISAAVSKDKGYTVLAVACLNEDQSEARSDSSTGTDSLCYNNERLSLLFETGDSSQVIEPDQTDFSDESLKQAYVSPKSKEGYCHGPPANSRFPIEDHGFSFWSY
- the LOC140837315 gene encoding uncharacterized protein isoform X2; protein product: MMMGRGTICGGDGGHAQNQKQKVKISSLDQPFDSIFTSASSNPFTGAMVNFGAFSVNMSGNLFCRSFVEREEISGDEYLDEYFSHPEKKRRLTVDQVQFLEKSFEAENKLEPERKNQLALELGLQPRQIAIWFQNRRARSRTKKVETDYESLSEKYNCLKNNYDNLLKENEKLNLEVFHLKENLDAKEKEKENSQSCMMKGPSESWMEKPISAAVSKDKGYTVLAVACLNEDQSEARSDSSTGTDSLCYNNERLSLLFETGDSSQVIEPDQTDFSDESLKQAYVSPKSKEGYCHGPPANSRFPIEDHGFSFWSY